In a single window of the Gossypium hirsutum isolate 1008001.06 chromosome A13, Gossypium_hirsutum_v2.1, whole genome shotgun sequence genome:
- the LOC107944828 gene encoding methylsterol monooxygenase 2-2 gives MASIIESGWLYLITHFSDFQLASMGSFLLHESVFFLSGLPFIYLERAGLLSKYKIQTKNNTPTAQEKCITRLLLYHFSVNLPLMIVSYPVFRCMGMRSSLPLPSWKVVLTQIIFYFILEDFVFYWGHRVLHTKWLYKHVHSVHHEYATPFGLTSEYAHPAEILFLGFATIVGPAITGPHLITLWLWMVLRVLETVEAHCGYHFPWSLSNFLPLYGGADFHDYHHRLLYTKSGNYSSTFIYMDWIFGTDKGYRKLKALKHNGVGVEDDSKQT, from the exons TATCTGATCACGCATTTCAGCGACTTCCAACTAGCTAGTATGGGAAGTTTCCTTCTTCATGAAAGTGTTTTCTTCTTATCTGGGCTTCCATTTATATATCTTGAAAGAGCTGGATTGCTAAGCAAATACAAGATTCAG ACAAAAAACAATACCCCTACTGCTCAAGAAAAATGTATCACTCGCCTTCTTTTGTATCATTTTAGCGTCAATTTACCGCTTATGATTGTCTCGTATCCCGTCTTCAGATGCATGGGCATGAGAAGTAGTCTACCATTGCCATCCTG GAAAGTGGTTCTAACTCAGATAATATTCTACTTCATTCTGGAGGATTTTGTGTTTTACTGGGGACATCGTGTTTTACATACAAAATGGCTGTACAAGCATGTACACAGTGTCCATCATGA ATATGCAACACCATTCGGACTGACATCGGAATATGCTCACCCAGCTGAGATATTGTTCCTTGGCTTTGCCACAATTGTTGGTCCTGCCATCACCGGCCCACATCTGATTACTCTCTGGTTGTGGATGGTTCTTAGAGTCCTCGAGACAGTTGAGGCACATTGTGGTTACCATTTTCCATGGAGCCTCTCGAACTTTCTTCCTTTATATGGGGG TGCTGATTTTCATGACTATCATCATCGTTTGCTTTACACGAAATCTGGCAACTACTCATCCACTTTCATTTACATGGACTG GATATTCGGTACCGATAAAGGCTACAGAAAGCTGAAAGCACTAAAACACAACGGAGTCGGAGTCGAAGATGACAGCAAGCAAACATAA
- the LOC121212683 gene encoding tropinone reductase homolog At2g29290, with translation MDEADGFSKDKRWNLQGMTAIVTGGTKGIGYAIVEELAGLGARVHTCSRTITELNDCLLEWKAKGFRVTGSVCDVSNQAQREKLLNAVSSEFNGKLNILVNNVGISMGKPVSDYTAEDISKLTSINFESAYNISVLAHPLLKASPSTSIVFISSVAGILPVSFAPIYGANKGAMNHLAKYLACDWAGDNIRVNTIAPGVIKTPLSEQFFDEKDERLKETINRTPLGRLGQPKEVSAMVAFLCLPAASYLTGQIICVDGGMTVNDLNFPK, from the exons atggatgAAGCAGATGGGTTTAGCAAAGATAAGAGATGGAATCTTCAAGGCATGACTGCAATTGTTACCGGTGGAACCAAAGGGATCGG GTATGCAATTGTGGAGGAATTAGCAGGACTCGGAGCAAGAGTACATACATGCTCTCGAACTATAACCGAGCTCAACGATTGCTTACTCGAGTGGAAGGCAAAGGGTTTTCGAGTTACAGGTTCAGTCTGTGATGTTTCGAATCAAGCTCAAAGGGAAAAGCTATTAAACGCAGTGTCCTCTGAGTTCAATGGGAAGCTTAACATCCTG GTAAACAATGTGGGAATAAGTATGGGGAAACCGGTGTCGGATTACACGGCGGAAGATATTTCAAAGCTGACGAGTATCAATTTTGAATCAGCTTATAACATTAGTGTATTGGCACATCCCCTTTTGAAAGCTTCACCCAGTACAAGCATTGTGTTTATTTCTTCAGTTGCTGGTATATTACCTGTATCTTTTGCACCTATATATGGAGCCAACAAAG GGGCCATGAACCATCTTGCAAAATACTTGGCATGTGATTGGGCAGGAGATAATATTAGGGTTAATACTATTGCACCTGGAGTAATCAAAACTCCCCTTAGTGAACAA TTTTTCGATGAGAAAGATGAAAGATTAAAGGAAACCATAAACCGAACACCATTAGGACGGCTTGGCCAGCCGAAGGAAGTGTCGGCTATGGTGGCTTTCCTGTGCTTACCGGCGGCTTCCTATTTAACAGGGCAGATTATTTGTGTTGATGGTGGGATGACAGTGAATGACTTGAACTTTCCTAAATAA